A portion of the Sabethes cyaneus chromosome 3, idSabCyanKW18_F2, whole genome shotgun sequence genome contains these proteins:
- the LOC128740885 gene encoding ficolin-1-like, translating to MKFFSVIVILVSIGSLTFASDLDGLGYEFEQLEQNLLGVGNRSQYKVVKTSLCTREIQSCQDTPKTASGVYRIHPELSSIPSFPVYCDHTVENGGWTVIHRRFDGKLNFNRNWDDYRRGFGNLQSEYWLGLEKMHQITRNDNYELLVVMTSFKGTTKSARYNRFMVGSEFENYKLTVGQFISGDTDDELSHHDGNMFSTKDRDNDKHEKSCAEIYKNDILFPPFGNIFSSSNHFQAFWSIDV from the exons ATGAAATTCTTTTCGGTAATAGTTATTCTTGTGTCAATCGGCAGCTTAACGTTTGCATCCGATTTGGATGGTTTGGGATATGAATTCGAACAACTGGAACAAAATCTTCTCGGTGTTGGTAATAGAAGTCAGTACAAGGTCGTCAAAACATCTCTCT GTACCCGCGAAATACAATCGTGTCAGGATACACCGAAAACTGCCAGTGGAGTGTACCGGATACATCCGGAGCTGTCGTCCATCCCATCGTTTCCCGTTTATTGTGATCACACTGTGGAAAATGGTGGTTGGACTGTGATACACCGACGTTTCGATGGCAAATTGAACTTCAATCGAAATTGGGATGACTATCGGCGAGGATTTGGAAATCTGCAAAGTGAATACTGGTTGGGATTGGAAAAGATGCACCAGATCACTCGAAATGATAACTACGAGCTACTGGTGGTTATGACAAGCTTCAAAGGTACGACGAAAAGTGCTCGTTACAATCGATTCATGGTGGGTAGTGAGTTTGAAAATTACAAACTCACCGTAGGTCAATTCATAAGTGGAGATACTGATGATGAATTATCTCACCATGATGGAAATATGTTTAGCACTAAGGATCGCGATAACGataaacatgaaaaaagttgTGCAGAAATCTATAAGAATG ACATTCTATTCCCGCCCTTCGGAAATATCTTCTCGTCGTCCAACCACTTCCAGGCGTTCTGGAgtatcgatgtttga
- the LOC128743635 gene encoding ficolin-2-like: MKISLVIFVLVTIGAVTFASDTSNGFGYELILEEFDQLRENLLDIRNKSQQTLAINALRLALGVHEVPSCQNTPNTTSGMYRIHPELSTIASFLVYCDHSVENGGWTVIHRRFDGTLNFNRTWTEYRDGFGSLQGEYWLGLEKMHQITRNDNYELLVVMTSFNGTTKSARYQRFIVASEFEKYKLILGQFVGGDAGDSFSSHDGLMFSTLDRDNDSFDNSCATLHKSGWWFQKCYAVNLNGHYEAGKTGASMSWYRFSNSYDCLKEARMLIRKM; encoded by the exons ATGAAAATTTCTTTGGTGATTTTTGTTCTAGTGACAATCGGTGCAGTAACGTTTGCATCCGATACCAGTAATGGTTTCGGATATGAACTGATTTTGGAAGAATTCGACCAGTTGCGAGAAAACCTTCTCGATATTCGCAATAAAAGTCAGCAAACATTAGCTATCAACGCTCTGCGATTGGCTCTGG GTGTCCACGAAGTACCATCGTGTCAGAATACGCCGAACACTACCAGCGGAATGTACAGGATACACCCGGAACTATCAACCATTGCGTCATTTCTTGTTTATTGTGATCACTCTGTGGAAAATGGTGGTTGGACAGTCATACACCGGCGCTTCGATGGTACGTTGAACTTCAATCGAACTTGGACTGAATATCGTGATGGTTTTGGATCTCTGCAAGGCGAATATTGGTTAGGTTTGGAAAAGATGCATCAGATCACTCGAAATGATAACTACGAGCTGTTGGTGGTTATGACAAGCTTCAACGGTACGACGAAAAGTGCTCGCTATCAGCGCTTCATTGTGGCTAGTGAGTTTGAAAAATACAAACTCATCTTGGGTCAGTTCGTGGGAGGAGATGCAGGTGACAGTTTCTCTTCTCACGATGGACTTATGTTTAGTACATTGGATCGGGATAACGATAGTTTTGACAATAGTTGTGCAACATTACATAAAAGTGGTTGGTGGTTTCAAAAGTGTTATGCAGT AAACCTTAATGGACATTATGAGGCAGGAAAAACGGGAGCAAGTATGAGCTGGTATAGATTTTCCAATTCATACGATTGCCTAAAAGAGGCGCGAATGTTGATTAGAAAAATGTAG